Proteins co-encoded in one Actinomadura luteofluorescens genomic window:
- a CDS encoding IS481 family transposase → MGHANARLTLHGRCLLVRRVVFDRRAVAHVAAELGVSRQCAHRWVRRFRDQGWAGLAERRSGPRACPSRTPVKTEERVLAARDELRAGPDHIAAATGVPARTVTRILRRHGVPVLAACDPLTGTRIRASRASERRYEHDAPGEMIHLDVKKLGRIPDGGGWRAHGRGQAVRVRGIGYDFVHTAIDDHTRLAYAEVLPDEKGTTTAAFLTRAAAFFAGHGITRIHRVLTDNAKNYRVSAAFQQACAQLGARQKFTRPRHPWTNGKAERLNRTLATEWAYRRPYTSNDQRTQALKPWLEHYNTTRPHSALGGKPPITRLSPRS, encoded by the coding sequence GTGGGTCACGCTAATGCCCGGCTGACGCTTCATGGCAGATGTCTACTGGTTCGCCGTGTCGTGTTCGACCGGCGTGCGGTCGCGCACGTCGCCGCCGAGCTCGGGGTGTCGCGGCAATGCGCGCACCGGTGGGTCCGACGGTTCCGTGACCAAGGCTGGGCCGGGCTGGCCGAGCGGCGCAGCGGGCCGCGCGCGTGCCCGTCCCGGACCCCGGTCAAGACCGAGGAGCGGGTGCTGGCCGCCCGAGATGAGTTGCGTGCCGGGCCCGACCACATCGCGGCGGCCACCGGAGTGCCGGCCCGCACCGTCACCCGGATCCTGCGCCGTCACGGTGTGCCGGTGCTGGCGGCCTGCGACCCGCTGACCGGCACCCGGATCCGCGCGTCCCGCGCGAGCGAGCGCCGCTACGAGCACGACGCACCGGGCGAGATGATCCACCTGGACGTCAAGAAACTCGGCCGCATCCCCGACGGCGGCGGCTGGCGGGCACACGGCCGCGGCCAAGCCGTCCGCGTCCGCGGCATCGGCTACGACTTCGTCCACACCGCCATCGACGACCACACCCGCCTGGCCTACGCCGAAGTCCTGCCCGACGAGAAAGGCACCACCACCGCCGCCTTCCTCACCCGAGCCGCAGCGTTCTTCGCCGGCCACGGCATCACCCGGATCCACCGGGTGCTCACCGACAACGCCAAGAACTACCGCGTCTCGGCCGCCTTCCAGCAGGCCTGCGCCCAACTGGGCGCCCGCCAAAAGTTCACCCGACCCCGCCATCCCTGGACCAACGGCAAAGCCGAACGCCTCAACCGCACCCTGGCCACCGAATGGGCCTACCGGCGCCCCTACACCAGCAACGACCAACGCACCCAAGCCCTCAAGCCCTGGCTGGAGCACTACAACACCACACGCCCCCACTCGGCCCTGGGCGGCAAGCCACCCATCACCCGACTGTCACCAAGATCATGA
- a CDS encoding ABC transporter ATP-binding protein — protein sequence MAGEVLQLRGVGVRRGGATLLRDVTWTVNEGDRWVIVGPNGAGKTTLLQIAAAMLHPTEGSVEILEEELGRTDVFELRPRIGLASSSVAEKVPSGETVIDLVLTASYAILGRWQEEYDSTDLDRAVALLEALGAADLIRRTFSTLSEGERKRVQIARALMPDPELLLLDEPAAGLDLGGREDLVARLAALADDPAAPAIAMVSHHVEEVPEGFTHALLLRRGEVVAQGKVDEVFTREHLSETFGLPLAIDRQNGRWYARSAR from the coding sequence ATGGCAGGCGAGGTGCTTCAACTCCGCGGAGTCGGGGTCAGGCGCGGCGGGGCCACCCTGCTGCGCGACGTCACATGGACGGTGAACGAGGGCGACCGGTGGGTCATCGTCGGCCCGAACGGCGCGGGCAAGACCACGTTGCTGCAGATCGCCGCGGCCATGCTGCATCCCACCGAGGGCAGCGTCGAGATCCTGGAGGAGGAGCTCGGCCGCACCGACGTGTTCGAGCTCCGGCCGCGGATCGGGCTCGCCAGCTCGTCCGTCGCGGAGAAGGTCCCGTCCGGTGAGACGGTCATCGACCTCGTGCTGACCGCCTCGTACGCGATCCTCGGCCGCTGGCAGGAGGAGTACGACTCGACCGACCTCGACCGGGCCGTCGCGCTGCTGGAGGCCCTCGGCGCCGCCGACCTGATCCGCCGGACCTTCAGCACCCTGTCGGAGGGCGAGCGCAAGCGCGTCCAGATCGCCCGCGCGCTGATGCCCGACCCCGAGCTGCTCCTGCTGGACGAGCCCGCCGCCGGCCTCGACCTCGGCGGGCGCGAGGACCTCGTCGCCCGCCTCGCGGCCCTCGCCGACGACCCGGCCGCGCCCGCCATCGCGATGGTCTCCCACCACGTGGAGGAGGTCCCGGAGGGCTTCACCCACGCGCTGCTGCTGCGCCGCGGGGAGGTCGTCGCCCAGGGCAAGGTCGACGAGGTCTTCACCCGCGAGCACCTGTCGGAGACGTTCGGGCTGCCCCTGGCGATCGACCGCCAGAACGGCCGCTGGTACGCCCGCTCGGCCCGCTGA
- a CDS encoding sulfite exporter TauE/SafE family protein produces the protein MNLLDAAAVFAAGVAAGGINTVVGSGSLITFPTLVALGYPPVVANISNNIGLVPGGVTGAYGYRHELKGQRGRLTRLASGSFIGAVIGGLLLLGLPAEAFDVIVVALIIIALVLVVVQPRLQKWMLRRREGEHRPQHGGPALWVGVLLAGMYGGYFGAAQGIILIALLGIMLDDDLQRLNAGKNVLSAVVNGTAAILFTLMWLFADAEINWWVVLLIAAGSTCGGVIGAKVGRRIPPLALRAVIVVVGVVAIVNLLA, from the coding sequence GTGAATCTGCTGGACGCGGCCGCCGTCTTCGCGGCCGGTGTGGCCGCCGGGGGCATCAACACCGTCGTCGGGTCCGGTTCCCTGATCACCTTCCCGACCCTGGTGGCGCTCGGCTACCCGCCCGTGGTCGCGAACATCTCCAACAACATCGGGCTCGTCCCGGGCGGCGTGACGGGCGCGTACGGCTACCGCCACGAGTTGAAGGGGCAGCGCGGCCGGCTGACACGCCTGGCCTCCGGCTCCTTCATCGGGGCCGTGATCGGCGGCCTGCTGCTGCTCGGCCTGCCCGCCGAGGCGTTCGACGTCATCGTCGTCGCGCTGATCATCATCGCGCTGGTCCTCGTGGTGGTGCAGCCGCGCCTGCAGAAGTGGATGCTGCGCCGCCGGGAGGGCGAGCACCGCCCGCAGCACGGCGGCCCGGCGCTGTGGGTCGGCGTGCTCCTCGCGGGCATGTACGGCGGCTACTTCGGCGCCGCGCAGGGCATCATCCTCATCGCGCTGCTCGGCATCATGCTGGACGACGACCTGCAGCGCCTGAACGCGGGCAAGAACGTCCTGTCGGCGGTCGTGAACGGCACCGCCGCGATCCTGTTCACGCTGATGTGGCTGTTCGCCGACGCCGAGATCAACTGGTGGGTCGTCCTGCTCATCGCCGCGGGCTCCACCTGCGGGGGCGTGATCGGCGCCAAGGTCGGCCGCCGCATCCCGCCGCTGGCGCTGCGCGCCGTGATCGTCGTCGTGGGCGTCGTCGCGATCGTCAATCTTCTGGCCTGA